The DNA segment AAATCATTTTTGCAAATTATTACCTGCGATCGTATTACTTTTAGAGGACCTTGCCAATTTAATAGACTAATTATAATTATCAAATTTACGATATTGGGTTGAATGTACGATGCTATAAGCAAACAAATAATAAACTCTGGAAGTACTAAAAATATATCGCACAATCTTAAAACAACTCTGTCAAAATAGCCACCTATAAGAGGGGCTATTGTTCCCACAAATGCAGCTATAAATGTTGCTAAAATACCAACTGCTATACTAGTAACGATAGATGTTCTAAGTCCATGCACTAGCCTTGAAAATATATCCTGTCCTATATCATTTGTTCCAAGCAAATGACTCATAGACGGTTTTAAAAAAACTTGGTTCGAAGATTCTACGGGAGAATATGAACTCATTATTGGAGCAAATATTCCTATAAATATCAATAATAAAAAAATAATAATTCCCACCATCATGAAATTATCTTTCTTCAATTCTTTAAAACTAAGTTTCATTTTTTACTCCTCCATACTTGTAATTAATAAGTTCAGATATCCCATTAAAAACTAATACCATAATTGAAACAATAAAAAACACTCCCTGTAAAACAGGATAATCTCGTACTTTTATTGACTCATATATCAATGTTCCAAGCCCGGGATAAGAAAATACAACTTCAACGAGTAATGCTCCAACAAACATTCTTCCTATATCTATAGCACTCATTGTCAAAAGTGGAATAAAAGAATTTCTACCAACATATTTATTTTTAATCGTTTTATCACTAAGTCCTTTCGCCAATCCAGTTCTTATAAATTGTCTCTCTCTAGTTTTTATTGACGTATTTCTAACCAATAGATATATACTTGGAATTTTTGAAATAGCTAATGTCATGACTGGAAGAACCATGTGTATCAAAATATCTTTCAATCGCTCTATGCCTTGAAGCCCTGAACAAGACGTTTCTGCACCTCCAATCGGTAACCAATTAAGTTCAACACTAAAAAATATCAAAAAAATCATACCTATGAAGAACTGTGGAAAACCGCTTATAAAAATCATCACACTCAGCAATAACTTGTCTATAATTTTGCCAGCATTATATCCGCTGTGGATTCCTACGTGATAGCCAATCACTATAGCTATTATCATACTTGTAAATACTAATATAAAT comes from the Tissierellales bacterium genome and includes:
- a CDS encoding ABC transporter permease; protein product: MKLSFKELKKDNFMMVGIIIFLLLIFIGIFAPIMSSYSPVESSNQVFLKPSMSHLLGTNDIGQDIFSRLVHGLRTSIVTSIAVGILATFIAAFVGTIAPLIGGYFDRVVLRLCDIFLVLPEFIICLLIASYIQPNIVNLIIIISLLNWQGPLKVIRSQVIICKNDLSVCAARTFGASKIYILRKYLIPQIFPIVVSTFIRNARIAVFMEASIAYLGMVDSEMISLGKIMSNSMLFTYLDVWKWWLLPTGGVLAVFLLSLSYIAYGIENRKNIYLKEGV
- a CDS encoding ABC transporter permease, whose amino-acid sequence is MKKLFVVFRDCFVAFLFLVTLNFLLPRLLPGDPIASLAGEQALFDMTPQIRQELAMEYGLNEPIHMQFFKYIGNLIELDFGYSYYYKANVSEIIISYIPWTFILVFTSMIIAIVIGYHVGIHSGYNAGKIIDKLLLSVMIFISGFPQFFIGMIFLIFFSVELNWLPIGGAETSCSGLQGIERLKDILIHMVLPVMTLAISKIPSIYLLVRNTSIKTRERQFIRTGLAKGLSDKTIKNKYVGRNSFIPLLTMSAIDIGRMFVGALLVEVVFSYPGLGTLIYESIKVRDYPVLQGVFFIVSIMVLVFNGISELINYKYGGVKNET